In Deinococcus puniceus, one genomic interval encodes:
- a CDS encoding carbohydrate ABC transporter permease, translated as MALPSQSTSLPAKPHRFRREPSEGWLAVMLLAPAALLLCGILLFPMITTLRDSLFVNKLTEPGLGTPFVGFQQYVQMFGDPRFGQALRNTLFFGVLTVVGSFLVGIPMALAAHTPSRLRGLARVALLLPWAMPPVITGLIFAWLFNGQYGVFNDLLVRTGIIQEPLRWLSTPGLAVAAMVVTIVWKTSSFVALIVLGGLQGIPRELTEAADVDGATRVQSFFRIILPMLAPSLAVAFIFRSISAVQVFDIPYTFIQQAPAQGLLETLGVYIYRTSIEFLDFGYAATLSVALFAVSLAVTAVYVRFVRGGD; from the coding sequence ATGGCTCTCCCCTCTCAATCCACCTCGCTTCCGGCCAAGCCGCACCGCTTTCGCCGGGAACCGTCCGAGGGCTGGCTGGCCGTGATGTTGCTGGCTCCCGCCGCGCTGCTGCTGTGCGGCATTCTGCTGTTTCCCATGATTACGACCCTGCGCGACAGCCTGTTCGTGAACAAACTGACCGAGCCGGGGCTGGGCACGCCGTTCGTGGGCTTTCAGCAATACGTGCAGATGTTCGGTGACCCCCGTTTTGGGCAGGCGCTCCGCAATACCCTGTTTTTTGGCGTGCTGACCGTTGTTGGTTCGTTTCTGGTGGGCATTCCTATGGCGCTGGCGGCCCATACACCCAGCCGGTTGCGCGGGCTGGCGCGGGTGGCCCTACTGCTGCCGTGGGCCATGCCGCCCGTCATCACGGGGCTTATATTCGCGTGGCTGTTCAACGGGCAATACGGCGTGTTCAACGACCTGCTGGTACGCACGGGCATCATTCAGGAGCCGCTGCGCTGGCTGTCTACGCCGGGGCTGGCGGTGGCGGCGATGGTAGTCACGATTGTCTGGAAAACCAGTTCTTTCGTGGCCCTGATCGTGCTGGGCGGCTTGCAGGGCATTCCCCGCGAACTCACCGAGGCCGCCGATGTAGACGGCGCGACGCGGGTGCAGTCCTTCTTCCGCATTATTTTGCCGATGCTGGCTCCCAGTCTAGCAGTGGCCTTCATCTTCCGGTCTATCAGCGCCGTGCAGGTCTTCGATATTCCGTACACCTTCATTCAGCAGGCCCCGGCGCAGGGCTTGTTGGAAACGTTGGGCGTGTACATCTACCGCACGTCTATCGAGTTTCTGGACTTCGGCTATGCGGCGACCCTGAGCGTGGCGCTGTTTGCCGTGAGTTTGGCCGTCACTGCCGTCTACGTGCGCTTCGTGCGCGGGGGGGACTGA
- a CDS encoding ABC transporter ATP-binding protein, translated as MTQPQQANSVPPALRLRGITKRFPGVVANDSVDLTVDAGEVLALLGENGAGKSTLISILYGLYQPDEGTVELRGQPVRVTSPAQALKLGIGLVPQHPLLVARHTVAENLALGGGSGLFPARGVAGRVRELSSKYGLEVNPQARVSDLSPGEKQRVEIVRALMRGAQVLILDEPTSVLTPQEADALFRVMRELKADGRSLIFISHKLDEVLAVADRVTVLRRGKVVGGRDTAGATREDLAEMMVGRSVDFTRKRTLRLDTGAARPETPLLTVRNLTALGARGLPALRGLTFDLRQGEVLGVAGIAGNGQSELVEVLAGLHASAGEVTLAGQPLTGNADERFRGGVAHIPEDRIHSGTVPTMTVAENLALRDYARAPLARGLARDLAATDARARQDVEAYSVATPGIHTPSRLLSGGNIQKLILARELNGSPKLILAVHPTYGLDIGATDQVHRVLLERTEGGAGVLLVSEDLDELLSLSDRIGVMVGGELRGPFPVAEVTRESLGMMMGGAHPTVIPGADQGVIA; from the coding sequence GTGACCCAACCCCAACAAGCCAATTCTGTCCCGCCTGCGCTGCGGCTGCGCGGCATTACCAAGCGGTTTCCCGGCGTGGTGGCTAACGATTCGGTAGACCTGACCGTAGACGCGGGCGAAGTCTTGGCCCTGCTGGGCGAAAACGGCGCGGGCAAAAGCACGCTGATTTCTATCCTGTACGGCCTCTATCAGCCCGATGAGGGCACGGTGGAGTTGCGCGGCCAGCCCGTGCGCGTGACCAGTCCGGCGCAGGCGCTCAAATTAGGCATTGGGCTGGTGCCGCAGCATCCCTTGTTGGTGGCGCGGCATACTGTGGCCGAAAACCTTGCGCTCGGCGGGGGCAGCGGCTTGTTCCCGGCGCGTGGGGTGGCGGGGCGGGTGCGCGAACTGTCGAGCAAATACGGCCTAGAAGTGAATCCGCAGGCCCGCGTGTCCGACCTGTCGCCCGGAGAAAAACAGCGGGTGGAAATCGTGCGGGCGCTGATGCGGGGGGCGCAAGTCCTGATTCTGGATGAGCCGACTAGCGTGCTGACCCCACAGGAAGCCGACGCCCTGTTTCGCGTGATGCGCGAGCTGAAAGCCGATGGGCGCAGCCTGATTTTCATCTCTCATAAGCTGGATGAGGTGCTGGCGGTGGCTGACCGCGTGACCGTCTTGCGGCGCGGCAAAGTGGTGGGCGGGCGCGACACGGCAGGCGCGACCCGCGAGGATTTGGCCGAGATGATGGTGGGCCGCAGCGTGGACTTTACCCGCAAACGCACACTGAGGTTAGATACAGGCGCTGCGAGGCCAGAAACGCCGCTCTTGACGGTGCGGAACCTGACCGCACTGGGCGCACGCGGTCTGCCTGCCCTGCGCGGCTTGACTTTTGATCTGCGTCAGGGCGAGGTCTTGGGCGTGGCCGGAATCGCGGGCAACGGCCAGAGCGAACTGGTGGAAGTGCTGGCCGGACTGCACGCTTCGGCGGGAGAGGTGACGCTGGCGGGGCAACCCCTGACCGGAAATGCCGACGAACGCTTTCGCGGCGGCGTGGCCCACATTCCCGAAGACCGGATTCATTCCGGCACCGTGCCCACCATGACGGTGGCCGAAAATCTGGCCCTGCGCGACTATGCGCGTGCGCCGCTGGCAAGGGGGCTGGCCCGCGACCTCGCCGCTACCGACGCCCGTGCGCGGCAAGACGTGGAAGCCTATTCAGTGGCGACTCCCGGTATTCATACCCCCAGCCGCCTGCTCAGTGGCGGCAACATTCAAAAGTTGATTTTGGCACGGGAGCTGAACGGTTCGCCCAAGCTGATTTTGGCTGTACACCCCACCTATGGGCTAGACATCGGGGCCACCGATCAGGTTCACCGGGTGCTGCTGGAACGCACCGAGGGCGGCGCGGGCGTGCTGCTGGTCAGCGAGGATTTGGACGAGTTGCTGAGCTTGTCTGACCGAATCGGCGTGATGGTGGGCGGCGAATTGCGCGGGCCGTTCCCGGTGGCCGAAGTCACGCGGGAATCGTTGGGCATGATGATGGGCGGGGCGCATCCGACGGTGATCCCCGGCGCAGATCAGGGGGTTATTGCATGA
- a CDS encoding ABC transporter ATP-binding protein: MSNPALSTIHDPRSALPHAVQLRGVWLRLGREVILRGLDLDIPAGSGVTLLGENGAGKTTLLRLISSGLKPTRGEGRVLGFDLRDGRAVRDCVHLMPVDAGLYPDLTGEENLNFALQMHSLKGDAASALRRVGLERAAARRVRFLSAGMRKRLALARAHLLARPITLVDEPFANLDDAGRQLTLDLLGELSGRGVTLLIAAHEPQLARQVAPRALRLASGVLSEVDYGGQ, from the coding sequence ATGTCTAATCCCGCCCTCTCCACGATCCACGATCCACGTTCCGCCCTTCCCCACGCCGTCCAGTTGCGCGGTGTCTGGCTCCGTTTGGGCCGCGAAGTGATCTTGCGGGGGCTGGACTTGGACATTCCCGCCGGAAGCGGCGTGACCCTGCTGGGCGAAAACGGGGCGGGCAAAACCACGCTGCTGCGCCTGATTTCTTCGGGTCTGAAACCCACGCGCGGGGAGGGGCGGGTGCTGGGCTTCGACCTGCGTGATGGGCGGGCGGTGCGCGACTGTGTTCACCTGATGCCCGTAGACGCGGGCCTGTACCCTGACCTGACGGGCGAAGAGAACCTGAATTTTGCCCTCCAGATGCACAGCTTGAAGGGTGATGCGGCTTCAGCCCTGCGCCGAGTGGGGCTGGAACGGGCGGCAGCGCGGCGGGTGCGCTTCCTGTCGGCTGGCATGCGGAAGCGGCTGGCACTGGCCCGCGCTCACTTGCTGGCCCGCCCGATCACGTTGGTAGACGAACCCTTTGCCAATTTGGACGACGCCGGACGTCAACTGACCTTAGACCTGTTGGGCGAGTTGTCCGGGCGCGGCGTGACCCTGCTGATCGCCGCCCACGAACCGCAACTGGCGCGGCAGGTGGCCCCGCGTGCGCTGCGGCTGGCGTCCGGCGTGCTGAGCGAGGTGGACTATGGCGGGCAGTAA
- a CDS encoding cytochrome c biogenesis CcdA family protein: protein MLTSGLSAPTFAVAFLAGLFSFLSPCVLPLVPSYLGVIGGARSPLLRALGFILGFGLVFIALGATASSLGAVLAPHKFLLGQVAAVLIIFFGLVMLGVVRLPFLMRDTRALADAGGYGPVALGAAFAFGWSPCLGPALGSILGLAASTASLGQGVGLLAAYTLGLAVPFLLAALLWNRLNLRRLNRYSGTFERVGGGILVAVGLLMITGQFTRLAAFFYGVTPEWLRM from the coding sequence ATGTTGACTTCCGGCCTATCTGCCCCCACGTTCGCTGTGGCGTTTCTGGCCGGGCTATTCTCGTTTCTTAGCCCCTGCGTGCTGCCGCTGGTGCCCAGTTATTTGGGCGTCATCGGCGGCGCACGCTCTCCGCTGCTGCGGGCGCTGGGTTTTATTCTGGGGTTCGGGCTGGTGTTTATTGCGCTGGGAGCGACAGCCAGCAGCCTCGGCGCGGTGCTGGCCCCGCACAAATTTTTGCTGGGGCAGGTGGCAGCCGTCCTGATCATCTTTTTTGGGCTGGTGATGCTGGGCGTCGTGCGCCTGCCCTTCCTGATGCGCGATACCCGTGCGCTGGCCGATGCGGGCGGCTACGGCCCCGTCGCCCTCGGCGCGGCGTTCGCCTTCGGCTGGAGTCCGTGCCTCGGCCCGGCGCTGGGCAGCATTTTGGGGTTGGCGGCCAGCACGGCCAGCCTCGGCCAAGGCGTGGGCTTACTGGCCGCCTACACGCTGGGCCTCGCCGTGCCGTTTCTGCTGGCCGCCCTGCTCTGGAACCGCCTGAATTTGCGCCGTCTGAACCGCTATTCCGGCACTTTCGAGCGCGTGGGCGGCGGCATTCTGGTGGCGGTGGGCCTCCTGATGATCACCGGGCAATTTACGCGACTGGCCGCATTTTTTTATGGAGTGACGCCGGAATGGCTGAGGATGTAA
- a CDS encoding LLM class flavin-dependent oxidoreductase has translation MTQPSQSEFLWFLQLSRDGEYIGTRERPPRKPTLPYISSLIETAGEAGFDALLTATNYHSEHENYTAAVAALARTAATDPALLIAVRPGMFHPAMYAKMLATLQNLFPGRVRLNIVTGSSPAENAMYGDNEDHSRRYERTREFMTILRQLWTQPPPQSFKSDLYSFEKAVLDPAPVQPIPLYFGGASPVAQQIAADLADVYLMWGEREDMLAERMAQMRALEAQTGRKLRYGLRTHVIVRETEAKARAAAERLISRVDPAVRAAFVASYAHVDGVGQQRQIEMLSGVGEDLMVEPGLWAGVGMARSGVGVALIGSPEQVAAKIRRYEEMGFSSFIFSGYPHLEESRRFGELVMPLLKGKAEELRVIHSDEVAPVA, from the coding sequence ATGACCCAACCTTCCCAGTCCGAATTCCTGTGGTTCTTGCAACTCTCCCGCGACGGCGAGTACATCGGCACCCGCGAAAGGCCGCCGCGTAAGCCCACGCTGCCCTACATTTCCAGCCTGATCGAAACGGCGGGCGAGGCCGGATTCGACGCCCTGCTGACCGCCACCAACTACCACTCCGAGCATGAAAACTACACGGCGGCAGTGGCAGCGTTGGCCCGCACTGCCGCCACCGATCCGGCCCTGCTGATCGCGGTGCGGCCCGGTATGTTCCATCCGGCCATGTATGCCAAGATGCTGGCGACCCTGCAAAACCTGTTTCCGGGGCGGGTGCGCCTGAACATCGTGACCGGAAGCAGTCCCGCCGAGAATGCCATGTACGGTGACAATGAAGATCACTCCCGCCGCTACGAGCGCACCCGCGAATTTATGACCATTTTGCGCCAACTCTGGACGCAGCCGCCGCCGCAATCCTTCAAGTCCGATCTGTATTCCTTCGAGAAAGCCGTGTTAGACCCCGCCCCCGTGCAGCCCATTCCGCTGTATTTTGGCGGCGCTTCCCCGGTGGCTCAGCAAATTGCCGCCGATCTGGCCGACGTGTACCTGATGTGGGGCGAGCGCGAAGACATGTTGGCCGAGCGTATGGCGCAGATGCGGGCGCTGGAAGCCCAAACTGGACGCAAGCTGCGCTACGGCCTGCGAACCCACGTGATCGTGCGCGAAACCGAAGCCAAGGCCCGCGCCGCCGCCGAACGCCTGATCAGCCGGGTTGATCCAGCGGTGCGGGCGGCGTTTGTGGCGAGTTATGCCCATGTGGACGGCGTAGGCCAGCAGCGCCAAATAGAGATGCTGTCGGGCGTGGGCGAGGATTTAATGGTGGAACCGGGCCTGTGGGCGGGCGTGGGCATGGCCCGCAGCGGCGTCGGCGTAGCCCTGATCGGCAGCCCCGAACAAGTGGCCGCCAAAATCCGCCGATATGAGGAGATGGGCTTCAGCTCGTTCATTTTCAGCGGGTACCCGCACCTGGAGGAATCCCGGCGTTTCGGGGAACTGGTGATGCCGCTGCTGAAGGGCAAGGCCGAAGAACTGCGCGTGATTCACAGCGACGAGGTTGCGCCTGTGGCGTAA
- a CDS encoding heme exporter protein CcmB, with protein MAGSKAQDRQHEGITTIHDAPTTIQTPRSAFQTVLTVAAKDLRVAGRTRDALLATGFFAGLVLLVLGLALTGGVTRSDDGAAELASGAVWTALALAAAVGAQRAFAQEQEAGALEQLTLYPGAHGALYLGKLLGVLGPLLLVAALAVPMGLILFGAAGAGRAVPWPELALLTVLGVLGFAAGTTFYGSITVSLRAREALLPALAFPILVPVVISSVKATTLLLQTGWTPEVTAWVGFLAAFDVGTVILATLLFPYAVEG; from the coding sequence ATGGCGGGCAGTAAGGCGCAAGACCGGCAACACGAGGGCATCACCACGATCCACGATGCACCCACCACCATTCAGACCCCACGCTCCGCCTTCCAGACAGTACTCACGGTGGCCGCCAAAGACCTGCGCGTGGCAGGCCGTACCCGTGACGCGCTGCTGGCGACAGGGTTTTTTGCCGGACTGGTGCTGCTGGTGCTGGGGCTGGCCCTCACCGGAGGCGTGACCCGTTCCGACGATGGGGCGGCGGAATTGGCGTCGGGCGCGGTCTGGACGGCTCTCGCTTTGGCCGCCGCCGTGGGCGCTCAGCGGGCCTTTGCACAGGAGCAGGAGGCCGGGGCGCTGGAGCAACTCACCCTCTACCCGGGGGCGCACGGGGCGCTGTATCTGGGCAAGTTGCTGGGCGTGTTGGGGCCGCTTCTGCTGGTGGCGGCGCTGGCCGTTCCGATGGGTCTGATCCTGTTTGGCGCGGCGGGCGCGGGCCGTGCTGTGCCTTGGCCCGAGCTGGCGCTCCTGACCGTGCTGGGCGTACTGGGCTTTGCTGCCGGAACCACGTTCTACGGCAGCATCACGGTCAGCCTGCGGGCGCGTGAGGCCCTACTGCCTGCGCTGGCCTTTCCCATCTTGGTGCCTGTGGTCATCTCTAGCGTGAAGGCCACCACCCTGCTGCTGCAAACGGGCTGGACGCCGGAAGTGACGGCGTGGGTGGGCTTCTTGGCGGCGTTCGATGTGGGCACGGTGATTCTGGCGACGCTGCTGTTTCCTTACGCGGTGGAGGGATAG
- a CDS encoding ABC transporter permease: protein MRFTALSAPSAARAAWVTLAAVVVALLLCALIFVFYGVSPGTVYGTMLRGTLGDSTGLAEVARRTIPLLLIGSGLALAFRAQFFNIGAEGQVLLGAVFAAGTALFLPLPGVLLLPAMFIMGAVGGGLWAGIAAWLRRLNVNEILSTLMLNYIAVAVVTYLIAGPWKGKEVRGYIYTDLFPENGFLDVIPGTQVHWPTLVLGVAGALTLQWVLSRSTFGYALRVVGENPGAARYAGLSAGRVATTVALITGGMAGLAGAGEVAGIHHRLLEAGQISLGYGFTAVIVAWLARGNPALCLITAPVMAIILAGGDLLKIDLNMPFRVVDVFSGVILLCLISSEVFIRNRVTWGTARPAGSKANG, encoded by the coding sequence ATGAGGTTCACGGCTCTGTCCGCCCCATCTGCCGCCCGCGCCGCGTGGGTCACGTTGGCCGCCGTTGTCGTGGCGCTGCTGTTGTGCGCCCTGATTTTCGTTTTCTACGGCGTCAGCCCCGGCACGGTCTACGGCACCATGCTGCGCGGTACGCTGGGCGATTCCACCGGACTGGCCGAAGTCGCCCGGCGCACCATTCCCCTGCTTCTTATCGGCTCCGGGCTGGCGTTGGCGTTCCGGGCGCAATTCTTCAACATCGGGGCGGAAGGGCAAGTGCTGTTGGGGGCCGTGTTCGCCGCAGGTACGGCGCTGTTTTTACCCCTGCCCGGCGTGCTGCTGCTGCCTGCCATGTTCATCATGGGCGCGGTGGGCGGCGGGCTGTGGGCCGGAATCGCCGCGTGGCTGCGCCGCCTGAACGTCAACGAGATTCTCAGCACCCTAATGCTGAATTACATCGCCGTGGCGGTGGTGACGTACCTGATCGCGGGGCCGTGGAAGGGCAAAGAGGTGCGCGGGTACATCTACACCGACCTGTTTCCCGAAAACGGCTTTCTGGACGTGATTCCCGGCACGCAGGTGCATTGGCCCACGCTGGTGCTGGGGGTGGCGGGCGCACTGACGCTGCAATGGGTACTCAGCCGCTCTACGTTCGGCTACGCCCTGCGCGTGGTGGGCGAGAATCCCGGCGCGGCGCGGTACGCGGGCCTCAGCGCGGGCCGGGTGGCAACGACGGTGGCCCTGATCACGGGCGGCATGGCAGGCTTGGCAGGCGCGGGCGAAGTGGCGGGCATCCATCACCGCCTGCTGGAAGCCGGACAGATCAGCCTCGGCTACGGCTTTACTGCCGTGATCGTGGCGTGGCTGGCTCGCGGCAACCCGGCGCTGTGCCTGATCACGGCCCCCGTGATGGCGATCATTCTGGCAGGCGGCGACCTGCTCAAGATTGACCTGAATATGCCTTTCCGCGTGGTGGACGTGTTCAGCGGCGTCATTTTGCTGTGCCTGATCAGTTCCGAGGTGTTTATCAGAAACCGGGTGACGTGGGGTACAGCCCGTCCCGCAGGGAGTAAAGCAAATGGATAA
- the tsaB gene encoding tRNA (adenosine(37)-N6)-threonylcarbamoyltransferase complex dimerization subunit type 1 TsaB, with protein sequence MTFSPAPIDAAPVTLALDTATPFLTLALAWPGGMRVWSAEVGRAHAERVAGAVAELFEEAGLPLRAERIVIGTGPGSYTGVRVGASYALGLARVWGAEVVGVPTLEGLVRGPDGVRLSESVAVSLDARRGNVYGAVYRVEAGIVAEVLHAPEKQSMEDFQTRAAGLPYFHDGAPSGEALLRAGLAHGQADWALAYL encoded by the coding sequence GTGACCTTCTCCCCTGCTCCTATCGACGCCGCCCCCGTAACGCTGGCCCTTGATACTGCCACTCCATTCCTGACCTTGGCGCTGGCGTGGCCGGGTGGCATGCGGGTCTGGTCTGCCGAGGTGGGCCGCGCCCATGCCGAGCGGGTGGCGGGCGCAGTGGCCGAGCTGTTTGAAGAAGCGGGCTTGCCGCTGCGGGCAGAGCGAATTGTCATTGGCACGGGGCCGGGGTCCTATACGGGCGTGCGGGTGGGCGCAAGCTACGCGCTGGGGCTGGCGCGGGTGTGGGGCGCGGAGGTGGTGGGCGTGCCCACGCTGGAGGGGCTGGTGCGCGGGCCAGACGGCGTGCGACTGTCGGAATCGGTGGCCGTGTCGCTGGATGCCCGGCGCGGCAACGTGTACGGCGCGGTGTACCGGGTAGAGGCGGGCATAGTGGCCGAAGTCCTTCACGCGCCCGAAAAGCAGAGCATGGAAGACTTCCAGACTCGGGCAGCGGGCCTCCCTTACTTCCATGACGGCGCACCGAGTGGAGAAGCCCTGCTGCGGGCCGGACTGGCGCACGGGCAAGCAGACTGGGCGTTGGCTTACCTCTGA
- a CDS encoding carbohydrate ABC transporter permease, translating to MEDAPPRLSPLERAGRWLGLAALIVGGFFPFIWMVLTSIKTEGELQKFPVQYLPSALNFANYAQVFTEQPFARFFFNSLTVSLLSTVLAIVVAAPAAYALSRLNIRGRGVLLTVVVAFSMFPVVSLLVPLFRLMRGASLLNSYPALILPYAALSLPVAILTLVAFFSSIPRDLESAAMVDGSTRFGALTRVVLPLSAPGVVTAALLVFVNSWNEFLLALSFNTRLSMRTVSVGVTLYQGEFAFPWPLIAAAVVIATVPIVVLIAVFQKRFVAGLTAGGVKA from the coding sequence ATGGAAGACGCACCCCCACGCCTCTCACCGCTGGAACGGGCGGGCCGCTGGTTAGGCCTCGCTGCCCTGATCGTCGGTGGATTCTTCCCCTTTATCTGGATGGTGCTGACCTCCATCAAGACAGAGGGCGAATTGCAGAAATTTCCCGTGCAATACCTGCCGAGTGCGCTGAACTTTGCCAATTACGCGCAGGTGTTTACCGAGCAGCCGTTCGCCCGCTTTTTCTTCAATTCCCTCACTGTCAGTCTGCTGAGTACCGTGCTGGCCATCGTGGTGGCCGCGCCCGCCGCCTACGCCCTCTCGCGCCTGAACATCCGGGGCCGGGGTGTGCTGCTGACCGTCGTGGTGGCCTTCTCCATGTTCCCGGTGGTCAGTCTGTTGGTGCCGCTGTTCCGGCTGATGCGCGGCGCGTCGCTGCTCAACTCCTATCCGGCGCTGATTTTGCCGTATGCGGCCCTCAGCCTGCCCGTCGCCATTCTGACACTCGTGGCCTTCTTCAGCTCCATTCCCCGTGACCTCGAATCGGCGGCGATGGTGGACGGCTCCACCCGCTTCGGCGCACTGACCCGCGTGGTGCTGCCCCTGTCGGCCCCCGGCGTGGTCACGGCGGCGCTGCTGGTCTTCGTCAATTCTTGGAATGAATTCTTGCTGGCCCTCAGCTTCAATACCCGCCTGAGCATGCGAACCGTGTCGGTGGGCGTCACGCTGTATCAGGGCGAATTCGCCTTTCCGTGGCCGCTGATCGCCGCCGCTGTGGTCATCGCCACCGTGCCCATCGTTGTCCTGATCGCCGTGTTCCAAAAACGCTTTGTGGCTGGTTTGACGGCGGGCGGGGTGAAGGCGTGA
- a CDS encoding ABC transporter substrate-binding protein — MRTTLRTRLVLTTALLLSSAASAATTTLNVFMGSQQRPEIFQPLFDRFQKQNPNIKIKIETGGATSEAQNQYLTTVLAAKDNTLDIFLIDVVRTATFAAAGWAEPLDAYVPNKEVYLKAFLAGPVNAASVGGKLYAMPAFTDAQFLYYRKDLLAKHNAKVPKTWDELAATAARIQKAEGGNLQGFNFQGAPIEGTVCNFLQLTWTGGGNVNDVTSPAAKQGLGFLVNAVKTKLAPAASSEMKTDDSRQQFQAGNVLFGMNWSYAWAHFQGSSPQPTKVKGDVGVTAIPAFGKNSTATCTGGWQWAVSAYSRNKAASAKLLQFMASSDIQKEMAIKGAYLPIRKSLYNDAGVVAANPHFKSLFSIVTKARPRPITANYPRVSEIIRNNVSAAVAGSKTVDVALADMQRDLEPLLK, encoded by the coding sequence ATGCGAACCACTCTGCGAACCCGTCTTGTTCTGACCACCGCCCTGCTCCTCAGCTCTGCCGCCAGCGCTGCCACCACCACCCTGAATGTCTTCATGGGCAGCCAGCAACGCCCCGAAATCTTCCAACCGCTGTTTGACCGCTTTCAGAAACAGAATCCGAACATTAAAATTAAGATCGAAACGGGCGGGGCCACGAGTGAGGCGCAGAACCAGTACCTCACGACTGTGCTGGCGGCCAAAGACAACACGCTGGATATTTTCTTGATCGATGTGGTTCGCACGGCCACGTTTGCCGCCGCAGGGTGGGCCGAACCGCTGGACGCCTACGTGCCCAACAAAGAGGTGTACCTGAAAGCCTTCCTTGCTGGCCCGGTGAACGCTGCCAGCGTGGGCGGCAAGTTGTACGCCATGCCCGCCTTCACCGACGCGCAGTTCCTGTATTACCGCAAGGATCTGCTGGCCAAGCACAACGCCAAAGTGCCCAAAACCTGGGACGAACTGGCTGCCACCGCCGCCCGCATTCAGAAGGCCGAGGGCGGCAACTTGCAGGGCTTCAACTTTCAGGGCGCGCCCATTGAAGGAACGGTCTGCAACTTTTTGCAACTGACGTGGACGGGCGGCGGCAACGTGAACGACGTGACCAGCCCCGCCGCCAAGCAGGGCCTCGGCTTTTTGGTGAACGCCGTGAAAACCAAACTGGCCCCCGCCGCTTCCAGCGAGATGAAAACCGACGACAGCCGCCAGCAGTTTCAGGCCGGAAACGTCTTGTTCGGCATGAACTGGAGCTACGCTTGGGCGCATTTTCAGGGCAGCAGCCCCCAGCCCACCAAAGTCAAGGGCGATGTGGGCGTAACGGCCATTCCTGCCTTCGGCAAAAACAGCACCGCCACCTGCACGGGCGGCTGGCAATGGGCCGTGAGCGCGTACAGCCGCAACAAGGCCGCCAGCGCCAAACTGCTGCAATTCATGGCCAGCAGCGACATTCAGAAGGAAATGGCGATTAAAGGCGCGTACCTGCCTATCCGCAAGAGCCTGTACAACGATGCCGGAGTCGTGGCGGCCAATCCCCACTTCAAGAGCCTGTTCTCTATTGTGACCAAGGCCCGCCCCCGCCCGATTACCGCCAACTATCCCCGCGTCAGCGAAATTATTCGCAACAACGTGTCGGCAGCGGTGGCCGGAAGCAAGACGGTAGATGTGGCGCTGGCCGACATGCAGCGGGACTTGGAGCCACTCCTCAAGTAA